From Vitis vinifera cultivar Pinot Noir 40024 chromosome 3, ASM3070453v1, the proteins below share one genomic window:
- the LOC109122328 gene encoding uncharacterized protein LOC109122328, whose translation MDFDDVVSVIHDDEELQPGQPYFALPLGKLKQPLQAEEMAALAVKARSALMRSGGDQCQCRQKSPLPAMFSGEKDSKSSGRVAPGGGVEGGGGSETEEYVDAP comes from the coding sequence ATGGACTTTGACGATGTCGTTTCTGTTATCCATGACGATGAGGAGCTTCAACCTGGACAACCCTATTTCGCGCTGCCATTGGGCAAGTTGAAGCAACCGCTTCAGGCGGAGGAGATGGCCGCTTTGGCTGTCAAGGCGAGGTCCGCCCTCATGAGGAGTGGCGGAGACCAATGCCAGTGTCGCCAAAAGTCTCCATTGCCGGCCATGTTTTCTGGCGAGAAGGACTCGAAGTCGTCCGGGAGAGTAGCTCCCGGCGGTGGTGTCGAAGGCGGAGGAGGCAGTGAGACGGAGGAGTACGTGGATGCGCCGTGA